In Picosynechococcus sp. PCC 7002, the following are encoded in one genomic region:
- a CDS encoding aromatic ring-hydroxylating dioxygenase subunit alpha, with protein sequence MVATPLPEPTADTTPAFDWHEAWYPIHFVQDLDKTKPTRFVLLGEPLVIWWQPKTQQWQVFSDVCPHRLAPLSEGRIVDGCLECPYHGWQFAETGACTKIPFQAPDGEAHHSPRAQVKTYASCVKQGLLFVYGGDRHEAAQTPIPTVPQLDQHPGEWVMADVFRDIPYDATTLLENVLDTSHVAFTHHPRVGNRKNAKEFILDVSEVEKTGFTGNWEEGPRRGTLGSQKTTFFAPAAMWHDIPESPFGQVMTVVYATPTEKGRCRAIVRLPFRFKAAIPRLAFKFTPRWFSHLNQMGILEDDQIFLHLQERELAKSTQNYAKTCYLPTSSDLFVLAYRQWVERYGEPFPDEDFSPAEPQQSQLLERYHSHTKNCASCTQALHRIQKGKKGVIGLGFLLWLGLPFAIFSGLPTWSLGAIATVIIVLAGLWWQLHRLERRFFEGEYPPTRNYQD encoded by the coding sequence ATGGTTGCAACGCCCCTCCCTGAACCCACTGCCGACACGACGCCTGCCTTCGATTGGCATGAGGCTTGGTATCCGATCCATTTCGTGCAGGATCTCGACAAAACCAAACCCACCCGCTTCGTGCTGCTGGGGGAACCCCTCGTGATTTGGTGGCAGCCCAAAACCCAGCAATGGCAAGTCTTTAGCGATGTCTGTCCCCACCGCCTCGCGCCCCTATCCGAAGGTCGCATTGTCGATGGCTGTTTAGAATGCCCTTACCACGGTTGGCAATTTGCGGAGACGGGCGCCTGTACCAAAATTCCTTTCCAAGCCCCAGACGGTGAGGCCCACCACAGTCCCAGAGCCCAGGTAAAAACCTATGCCAGTTGCGTTAAACAAGGGTTGCTGTTTGTCTATGGGGGCGATCGCCACGAGGCAGCCCAAACGCCAATCCCGACGGTGCCCCAGTTAGACCAACATCCAGGGGAATGGGTGATGGCCGATGTGTTTCGCGATATTCCCTACGACGCCACAACCCTCTTAGAAAATGTCCTAGATACGAGTCATGTGGCCTTTACCCACCACCCCCGGGTCGGTAACCGCAAAAATGCCAAGGAATTTATCCTCGATGTTTCTGAAGTAGAAAAAACAGGCTTCACGGGCAATTGGGAAGAAGGCCCCCGGCGTGGCACCCTCGGCTCCCAGAAAACAACCTTTTTTGCGCCGGCTGCCATGTGGCACGACATTCCCGAAAGTCCCTTTGGCCAGGTGATGACCGTTGTCTACGCGACCCCCACCGAAAAAGGACGCTGCCGGGCGATTGTGCGACTCCCCTTCCGTTTTAAAGCAGCCATACCCCGACTCGCGTTTAAATTTACTCCCCGATGGTTTTCCCATCTCAATCAAATGGGCATCCTTGAAGATGATCAAATCTTTTTGCATCTCCAGGAACGGGAATTAGCAAAATCGACCCAAAACTATGCCAAAACCTGTTATTTACCGACCAGTTCAGATTTGTTTGTGTTGGCCTATCGTCAATGGGTAGAACGGTATGGCGAACCTTTCCCAGACGAAGATTTTTCGCCCGCAGAACCACAACAAAGCCAATTGTTAGAGCGTTACCATTCCCACACCAAAAATTGCGCCAGTTGTACCCAGGCTCTTCATCGGATTCAGAAAGGGAAAAAAGGCGTCATTGGTTTGGGATTTCTCCTGTGGTTGGGTTTGCCCTTCGCGATTTTTTCTGGTTTGCCCACTTGGAGCCTTGGGGCGATCGCCACGGTGATCATTGTCTTAGCGGGACTCTGGTGGCAACTCCATCGCCTAGAACGTCGATTTTTTGAAGGAGAATATCCCCCAACGCGAAACTATCAGGATTGA
- a CDS encoding prohibitin family protein, with protein MRNITPNQNFPLSLIGVAIALLFFIVLNAFVIINPGQAGVLSVLGKAQDGALLEGIHFKPPLIASVDVYDVTVQKFEVPAQSSTKDLQDLTARFAINFRLDPVKVVEIRRTQGTLQNIVSKIIAPQTQESFKVAAAKRTVEEAITKRTELKDDFDTALETRLEKYGILVLDTSVVDLNFSAEFSRAVEEKQIAEQRAQRAIYVAQEAEQQAQADINRAKGKAEAQRLLAETLKAQGGDLVLKKEAIEAWKEGGAQMPKVLVMGDQRSSAPFIFDLNDMPK; from the coding sequence GTGCGTAACATTACTCCCAACCAAAATTTTCCCCTTTCACTGATTGGGGTGGCGATCGCCCTGTTATTTTTCATCGTGCTCAATGCGTTTGTCATCATTAATCCTGGCCAAGCCGGTGTCTTGAGCGTTCTTGGGAAAGCCCAGGACGGCGCTCTCCTAGAAGGAATTCATTTCAAACCACCTCTGATTGCCAGCGTGGATGTCTATGACGTGACCGTCCAAAAATTTGAAGTCCCAGCCCAAAGCTCGACCAAGGATTTGCAAGATTTGACCGCCCGTTTCGCCATTAACTTCCGCCTCGATCCCGTGAAAGTCGTCGAAATTCGACGTACCCAGGGCACCCTACAAAATATCGTCTCGAAAATTATTGCCCCCCAAACCCAAGAATCCTTTAAGGTTGCCGCCGCCAAGCGCACCGTCGAAGAAGCGATCACCAAACGCACCGAACTTAAGGATGACTTTGATACCGCCCTCGAAACCCGCCTCGAAAAATATGGCATCCTTGTCCTCGACACCAGCGTCGTTGATTTAAACTTCTCCGCAGAATTTTCCCGCGCCGTCGAAGAAAAACAAATCGCCGAACAGCGGGCGCAGCGGGCTATCTACGTCGCCCAAGAAGCCGAACAGCAGGCCCAGGCAGATATCAACCGAGCCAAGGGGAAAGCCGAAGCCCAACGCTTGCTCGCGGAAACCCTCAAGGCCCAGGGGGGAGACCTCGTACTCAAAAAAGAAGCCATCGAAGCCTGGAAAGAAGGAGGCGCACAAATGCCTAAGGTGCTCGTCATGGGCGATCAACGCTCCAGTGCCCCCTTTATCTTTGATCTCAACGACATGCCGAAATAG